The following proteins are co-located in the Lentibacillus sp. JNUCC-1 genome:
- a CDS encoding extracellular solute-binding protein: protein MRIRNKKTWLGLLSLILILALAACGGNNNGNAEEGNSGDTGNNGNNNGDAESSEQVTLKFGAQNDNTPATKNLIEAFNESQDKYTVEWDPLTNDSAQMHDQLLNSLTSGSSEYDVLSLDVVWAGEFAGAGFLEPIDVFMKDADVNKDEFNAGSMDSGNYKGKQYTLPFFPDVGLMYYRSDIVSDEDAEKLENGDYTYEELYDMAESYVGEADTKFGFLYQSKQYEGLTVNVNEFSDAFSDIDGGLETMYKFTTADFSPQDLLNYTEGETHTNFEQGNAVFARNWPYQFGRINGEEDGVTVSVDDVGIAPLPNGGSVGGWLLGINKNSEHVDGAWEFIKFAAGEEGQKIMATEGGYIPGYNALLDDEDVKDANVMLSYPGFKNALDNTIARPVSPDYNKVSDQIMINAHKYLSSGEGLEDAVSGIKEALPEE, encoded by the coding sequence ATGAGAATCAGAAACAAGAAAACATGGTTAGGGCTACTGTCGCTTATATTGATCCTGGCACTTGCAGCTTGTGGTGGTAACAATAATGGAAATGCCGAAGAGGGTAATTCAGGTGATACAGGCAATAACGGAAATAACAACGGAGACGCCGAATCGTCTGAACAAGTTACACTCAAGTTCGGTGCCCAAAATGATAACACTCCTGCAACGAAAAACCTTATTGAAGCGTTTAACGAAAGCCAGGATAAGTACACGGTGGAGTGGGATCCTTTAACAAACGACTCTGCACAAATGCATGACCAACTGCTTAACTCACTGACAAGTGGCTCAAGCGAATACGACGTGCTTTCACTCGATGTTGTGTGGGCTGGTGAGTTCGCAGGAGCCGGTTTCTTGGAGCCGATTGATGTGTTCATGAAAGACGCAGATGTAAACAAGGATGAATTTAACGCGGGTTCAATGGATTCCGGCAATTACAAGGGTAAACAGTATACCCTGCCATTTTTCCCTGATGTTGGTTTGATGTATTATCGCAGTGATATTGTGAGTGATGAAGACGCAGAAAAGCTTGAGAATGGCGATTATACGTATGAAGAGCTCTATGATATGGCTGAATCCTATGTTGGTGAAGCTGATACGAAATTCGGCTTCCTTTATCAGTCAAAACAATATGAGGGTCTGACAGTTAACGTCAATGAGTTTTCAGATGCCTTTAGTGATATCGATGGTGGACTAGAAACAATGTATAAATTTACAACCGCTGATTTTTCACCACAGGATCTGCTGAACTACACAGAAGGCGAAACACATACAAACTTTGAACAGGGCAATGCCGTATTTGCCCGTAACTGGCCATATCAATTTGGCCGTATTAACGGTGAAGAAGACGGTGTCACTGTTTCTGTTGATGATGTAGGTATTGCTCCGCTCCCTAATGGCGGTTCTGTTGGCGGCTGGCTGCTGGGTATTAATAAAAATTCCGAGCACGTAGACGGGGCTTGGGAGTTCATCAAGTTCGCAGCTGGTGAAGAAGGCCAGAAGATCATGGCAACCGAGGGCGGCTATATCCCTGGTTACAATGCACTTCTTGATGATGAAGATGTTAAGGATGCCAACGTTATGCTATCCTACCCTGGGTTTAAAAATGCGCTTGATAACACAATCGCACGCCCAGTTTCACCTGACTACAACAAAGTGTCCGATCAGATTATGATCAACGCACACAAATACTTGAGTTCTGGTGAAGGTTTGGAAGACGCTGTATCCGGGATTAAGGAGGCACTACCGGAAGAATAA
- a CDS encoding IS256 family transposase translates to MNHLTTDLIEALAQKQDIEEVFRRHLETAVNQLLKHELTAFLDYEPYAREGFHSGNSRNGFYDRTFKTEYGELQLAIPRDRNGEFQPETLAPYQRSNDTLEQFVIHLYEKGITTDEIADLMERMYGHHYSRQTVSNFTQLVAEDVQAFHERKLEKRYVCIYLDATHIPIRRQTVEKEAVYIAIGITEEGTKEVLDFTIAPTESTHVWEEMIQHLQARGLEQVLLFISDGLPGMTDAIHRVYPKAKHQVCCVHVARNIASKVRVKDRPAILDDFKNVYQAKDRDEAVDALNAFQDKWKKIYPRVIDAVVGNEQLLTFYDFPASIRRSIYSTNLIEAFNKEIKRYVKRKEQFPNEDALERFLVTQFLDYNQKFGIRCHRGFDQAKPELLHMFEDQQVQA, encoded by the coding sequence ATGAACCATCTTACTACAGATTTAATCGAAGCACTAGCCCAAAAACAAGACATTGAAGAGGTTTTTCGTCGCCATCTTGAGACAGCTGTTAATCAGTTGTTAAAACATGAACTAACTGCTTTTCTGGATTATGAACCCTATGCCCGCGAAGGATTCCATTCTGGTAACTCACGGAACGGATTCTACGATCGCACCTTTAAAACAGAATATGGTGAACTTCAGCTTGCGATCCCCAGAGATCGAAATGGTGAATTCCAACCGGAAACTCTCGCTCCGTATCAGCGTTCCAATGACACGTTGGAACAGTTTGTCATTCATCTTTATGAAAAAGGCATCACAACCGATGAAATTGCAGATTTGATGGAGCGAATGTATGGACATCATTATTCCAGACAAACCGTATCCAACTTCACGCAGCTGGTTGCGGAAGATGTACAGGCTTTTCATGAACGGAAACTGGAGAAACGATATGTCTGCATCTATCTGGATGCAACGCACATTCCCATTCGTCGTCAAACGGTTGAAAAGGAAGCCGTTTATATTGCCATCGGCATTACCGAGGAAGGAACGAAAGAAGTCCTAGACTTCACCATCGCACCAACAGAATCGACGCATGTTTGGGAAGAAATGATCCAACACCTACAAGCGAGAGGATTGGAACAAGTCCTTCTATTCATTTCGGACGGTTTACCCGGCATGACGGACGCCATTCACCGTGTTTATCCAAAAGCCAAGCATCAGGTCTGCTGTGTTCATGTTGCCCGCAACATTGCCAGTAAAGTGCGGGTGAAAGACCGCCCAGCCATTCTGGATGATTTTAAAAACGTCTACCAAGCCAAGGATCGGGACGAAGCCGTGGATGCCTTGAATGCATTCCAGGACAAATGGAAAAAGATTTATCCACGTGTGATTGACGCGGTGGTTGGGAACGAACAGCTATTAACGTTTTATGATTTCCCTGCTTCCATTCGCCGTAGTATTTACTCAACCAATCTCATCGAAGCATTTAATAAGGAAATTAAGCGATACGTGAAACGCAAAGAACAATTTCCCAACGAAGATGCCTTGGAGCGATTCCTGGTTACTCAATTCTTAGATTATAATCAAAAATTCGGTATCCGTTGCCACAGGGGATTTGATCAAGCTAAGCCAGAATTACTGCATATGTTTGAAGATCAACAGGTGCAGGCTTAA